AAGAGTTTACTTTTTACGAGAGCACTATCTATAGTATTTAAATCAAATTCGACTTTTTCGTATTGATCGTATTCGTATTGTTTAAATTGACTGAGTCCATTTTGACGTTTACGTTCCCATATTTTTTTGAGTATTCGTATCGCAGGGTTTTCAGATGCTTTTTTAGATTGCTTACCTGTAACAATAACTACAGCGTCTAGAGCTGCAGCTTCTTCTTTCAAAGTAAATTTAAGTTCGTAGTTAACACGCTTTGGCAAAGCATAAGTAAGAATTTCATAACCTAAAAAAGAGACTTCTAATGTATCCCAGTTTTCTTCAGACTCTAAATAAAATTTACCGTTTTCGTTTGTAGTAGTACCAATGGTTGAGCCCTTAAAAATAACACTTGCGTAAGCAACGGGTTCATTAAATTCATCAAAAACGTAACCACTTACTTTTGTTTGTGCAAAAGCATATGCTGAGTTAAAGATTATAATAAGTAGGAGTAGTTTATGCTTCATATTAAAAAACTTCATCAACTATCGTGCTAAAATGCATATTCAATAGTAGATGAAGTTTAATTAACGCAGAAATCTGCGAATTATTTACTTGTACATTACTTTTTTCACTGCTTTAATTACAGATTCATGGTTTGGTAACCATTCTGCTAAAAGAACAGGTGAATAAGGTGCAGGTGTATCTGCTGTATTTATCTTTACAATTGGTGCATCTAAATAATCAAATGCTTCCGACTGAACTAAATATGTAATTTCTGTAGAAACGTTTCCAAATGGCCATGCCTCTTCAAGAACAACTAAACGGTTAGTTTTCTTAACAGACTCCAAAATCGCTTTTCTATCTAAAGGACGAACGGTACGTAAATCTATTATCTCACAAGAGATACCTTCTTTTTCTAGTTCATCAGCTGCTTTGTAAGCTTCTTTTATGATTTTTCCAAAAGAGACGATTGTAACATCCGTACCTTCACGCTTCAATTCTGCAACACCTAAAGGTATCGTATATTCTCCTTCTGGCACCTCTCCTTTATCACCATACATTTGCTCGCTTTCCATAAAAATAACTGGATCGTCATCTCTGATAGCAGATTTTAATAAACCTTTTGCATCATACGGATTAGAAGGCACTACAACCTTTAGACCTGGAGTGTTGGCAAACCAATTTTCAAAAGCTTGAGAATGTGTTGCAGCTAATTGACCCGCAGATGCAGTTGGGCCACGAAATACAATTGGGCATTTAAACTGTCCGCCTGACATTTGTCTAATCTTAGCCGCATTATTTATAATTTGGTCTATACCTACTAAAGAGAAGTTAAATGTCATATATTCTACGATTGGTCTGTTTCCAGTCATTGTAGAACCAATAGCAACCCCAGCAAAACCAAGCTCGGCAATTGGTGTGTCTATAACACGCTTTGCGCCAAACTCATCTAGCATTCCTTTAGAAGCTTTATAAGCACCATTATATTCAGCTACCTCTTCACCCATTAGGTAAATACTCTCATCACGGCGCATTTCTTCGCTCATGGCTTCGCATATAGCCTCTCTAAATTGAATCGTCTTCATTATTCTTTTTTAATTGGAAAACAAAAATAGCAATAAATGAAAAACTTTTAATCTGAAATTTCTTTAAAATTTATTATGCACGCATAGTAAATATTCAAAAAAAAGTATTTATCTTCGTAACCACTTAATTAGTAGGGCGTTTTTATACTTAAAACCCTATAAAACAAAGTGTTTTAATAAAATTTACGATAACGTTATCGTAAAAAATTATATTATTTTAAAAAGAAAAAGAAGACTTATGAAGATTTTAGTATGTATTAGTCATGTACCAGATACAACATCAAAAATTAACTTCACCGATGGTGATACTAAGTTTGATACAAATGGTGTACAATATGTTATTAACCCTAATGATGAATTTGGCCTAACTCGTGCCATGTGGTTTAAAGAAAAGCAAGGCGCATCTGTAGATGTAGTGAATGTTGGTGGCCCAGAAACGGAACCAACTTTACGTAAAGCTTTAGCGATTGGTGCAGATAGCGCAATCCGTGTAAACACAGAAGCAAAAGATGGTTTTGCTGTTGCTAAAGAATTGGCAAAAGTAGTCACCGATGGTGGTTATAATTTAGTCATCGCTGGTCGTGAATCTATTGATTATAATGGCGGAATGGTTCCTGGAATGTTAGCAGGATTAACTGGTGCAAATTTTGTTGCCAACTGTATTTCTTTAGATGTAGATGGCACTAACGCAAAAGCATCTCGTGAAATTGACGGTGGAAAAGAAACTGTAAATACATCACTTCCTTTAGTCATTGGTGGTCAAAAAGGATTAGTTGAAGAAAGCGATTTACGTATACCTAACATGAGAGGTATTATGATGGCTCGTAAAAAACCACTAAATGTTGTTGAGCCAATTGGAGCAAATGCTGAAACTTCAGCAACTAGCTTTGAAAAGCCTGCGCCAAAAGGTGCTGTGAAATTGGTAGATGCAGATAATATAGATGAATTAATAAACTTAC
This DNA window, taken from Winogradskyella sp. PC-19, encodes the following:
- a CDS encoding pyruvate dehydrogenase complex E1 component subunit beta, whose amino-acid sequence is MKTIQFREAICEAMSEEMRRDESIYLMGEEVAEYNGAYKASKGMLDEFGAKRVIDTPIAELGFAGVAIGSTMTGNRPIVEYMTFNFSLVGIDQIINNAAKIRQMSGGQFKCPIVFRGPTASAGQLAATHSQAFENWFANTPGLKVVVPSNPYDAKGLLKSAIRDDDPVIFMESEQMYGDKGEVPEGEYTIPLGVAELKREGTDVTIVSFGKIIKEAYKAADELEKEGISCEIIDLRTVRPLDRKAILESVKKTNRLVVLEEAWPFGNVSTEITYLVQSEAFDYLDAPIVKINTADTPAPYSPVLLAEWLPNHESVIKAVKKVMYK
- a CDS encoding electron transfer flavoprotein subunit beta/FixA family protein produces the protein MKILVCISHVPDTTSKINFTDGDTKFDTNGVQYVINPNDEFGLTRAMWFKEKQGASVDVVNVGGPETEPTLRKALAIGADSAIRVNTEAKDGFAVAKELAKVVTDGGYNLVIAGRESIDYNGGMVPGMLAGLTGANFVANCISLDVDGTNAKASREIDGGKETVNTSLPLVIGGQKGLVEESDLRIPNMRGIMMARKKPLNVVEPIGANAETSATSFEKPAPKGAVKLVDADNIDELINLLHNEAKVI